One window of Sphingobacteriales bacterium genomic DNA carries:
- a CDS encoding outer membrane protein transport protein, giving the protein MSATSKAFCLLIFSFFFSFKGFAQINQVNSPYSIAGTGDIHPTQFAFNRAMGGVSTALRTPLNINYGNPASYSSLQLTTYEIALQGSALWLNTATEQHRTATGNLSYLAFAFPLKKYWGASFGILPYSYFHYDISVNKSQEGIDTLQYRFLGNGQLYQVYFGNGFKYKSVSAGLNLGYVFGTQSRQLRQTFPSEENVFNNVRTQDIFPRGFIWNLGLQYDLKLSKKLNLIFGASGNAGTKLNSTQNTRWERAQIEDDNVSVIDTLFITNDQKGKISLPAKISTGVSLQSTDQWIVSADVSWENWEQFRFYEQSDTSLTNSLKFSTGATIVPDSRSSGSFFKNSSYSAGGYFGTGRLTMHDTRLTEWGITFGMGMPLKRVRSRLNLSVELGQRGTIQNALIRETSLLATFGFTLNDKWFIKRRYD; this is encoded by the coding sequence ATGTCGGCAACATCTAAGGCATTTTGCCTCCTGATTTTTTCATTTTTCTTTTCGTTTAAAGGTTTCGCTCAGATCAACCAGGTCAATTCTCCCTACTCCATTGCCGGCACCGGTGATATACACCCAACTCAGTTTGCATTTAACCGCGCAATGGGCGGTGTCAGTACTGCTTTGCGAACCCCGCTGAATATAAACTACGGCAATCCGGCTTCTTATAGTTCTCTGCAACTGACTACCTACGAAATTGCTCTTCAGGGCAGCGCCTTGTGGCTCAATACTGCCACCGAGCAGCATCGTACTGCTACCGGCAACCTTTCTTACCTGGCCTTTGCGTTTCCGTTAAAAAAATATTGGGGGGCAAGTTTCGGAATATTGCCCTACAGCTATTTTCACTACGACATATCGGTCAATAAGAGTCAGGAGGGAATTGACACCCTTCAGTACAGATTTTTAGGGAACGGGCAATTGTATCAGGTTTATTTCGGCAATGGATTTAAATATAAGTCTGTTTCTGCCGGGCTCAACCTTGGCTATGTTTTTGGCACTCAATCGCGGCAATTGCGACAAACATTCCCTTCTGAAGAAAATGTATTTAACAATGTAAGAACTCAGGATATTTTCCCAAGAGGATTTATCTGGAATTTGGGGCTTCAGTATGATTTGAAACTGTCGAAAAAGCTGAACCTGATTTTTGGAGCATCCGGAAATGCAGGCACCAAGCTTAACAGTACACAGAATACTCGTTGGGAAAGGGCTCAGATTGAAGATGATAATGTTTCGGTGATAGATACGCTTTTTATTACCAACGATCAGAAAGGTAAAATTTCACTGCCTGCCAAGATTTCGACCGGCGTATCACTTCAAAGCACAGACCAATGGATTGTCAGTGCTGACGTTAGCTGGGAAAACTGGGAACAGTTCAGGTTTTATGAACAATCAGATACCTCACTGACCAATAGTCTTAAATTTTCAACCGGAGCAACCATAGTTCCCGACAGCCGCTCTTCAGGAAGTTTTTTTAAAAACTCTTCTTACAGCGCCGGCGGGTATTTCGGAACAGGCAGATTAACCATGCATGATACCAGATTGACCGAGTGGGGCATTACCTTTGGAATGGGTATGCCGCTCAAAAGAGTACGTTCACGATTAAACTTATCTGTGGAATTAGGTCAAAGAGGTACTATACAAAATGCTTTAATTCGTGAAACCAGCCTGCTTGCAACCTTCGGCTTTACTTTAAACGACAAATGGTTTATTAAACGCCGTTACGATTAA
- a CDS encoding type III pantothenate kinase, whose protein sequence is MNLCLDIGNTRTKVAVFDRQNQLVQHTIFNGLPTVENMNRLIDDFQIRHTIVSSVGKNADDLIDTICRKTVLVLLSASTPIPIDNKYETPQTLGNDRLAAVIGANNLFPETNLLVIDAGTCIKYDFINAKGSYLGGAISPGIMMRFKALHTFTQKLPFIETTLDEINFLPLVGNNTYYSLISGVIVSALAEMDGIIDRYRQEYSVQKVILTGGDAIFFEKRLNNQIFVSPNLVPEGLNKILQYNVGNI, encoded by the coding sequence ATGAACCTGTGTCTGGATATAGGCAATACCCGAACCAAGGTTGCCGTGTTTGACCGGCAAAATCAATTGGTTCAACACACCATTTTCAACGGTTTGCCAACTGTTGAAAATATGAACAGGTTGATTGATGACTTTCAAATCCGCCATACAATTGTTTCGTCAGTTGGAAAAAACGCTGACGATCTGATTGATACTATTTGCAGGAAAACTGTTTTGGTGCTGCTTTCAGCCTCAACACCAATTCCGATAGACAACAAATATGAGACTCCGCAAACATTGGGCAACGACCGGTTAGCGGCAGTAATAGGAGCTAATAACCTGTTTCCGGAAACCAATCTATTGGTCATAGATGCCGGTACTTGCATCAAATATGATTTCATCAATGCCAAAGGCAGCTATTTGGGTGGTGCCATTTCACCCGGAATTATGATGAGATTTAAGGCTTTGCACACCTTTACCCAAAAATTGCCGTTTATTGAAACAACACTTGATGAAATCAATTTTTTGCCATTAGTAGGCAACAATACATACTATTCCCTGATTTCGGGTGTTATTGTGAGTGCTTTGGCCGAAATGGACGGCATTATAGACCGCTACCGACAGGAATATTCGGTACAAAAAGTCATATTAACAGGAGGAGATGCCATTTTTTTTGAAAAGAGGCTTAATAATCAGATATTTGTGTCCCCAAATTTAGTACCCGAAGGGTTGAACAAAATTTTACAATATAATGTCGGCAACATCTAA
- the lysM gene encoding peptidoglycan-binding protein LysM — MGLISFMKNAGAKLFGRKDETAEKKEVVSTTPVLSQEELDAQKALLLESEVRKFGLNIEDLYIQVNDETAIVHGKAYSVSDKEKAILVCGNVDGIAYVEDRISLPEDRSVEQTDSQYYTVVKGDTLSKIAKEFYGNANKYMVIFEANKPMLSDPDKIYPGQVLRIPAL; from the coding sequence ATGGGACTTATTTCGTTTATGAAAAATGCCGGTGCTAAACTTTTCGGAAGAAAAGATGAGACCGCTGAGAAAAAAGAAGTTGTGTCAACTACTCCCGTTTTAAGCCAGGAAGAATTGGATGCTCAAAAAGCGCTTTTATTAGAAAGCGAAGTGCGCAAATTCGGATTGAACATTGAAGACCTATACATACAGGTAAACGATGAAACCGCAATTGTTCACGGTAAAGCATACAGTGTGTCCGACAAAGAAAAAGCAATTTTGGTTTGCGGCAATGTTGATGGTATTGCTTATGTCGAAGACCGTATTTCGTTGCCCGAAGATCGCAGTGTTGAGCAGACTGACTCGCAATACTACACTGTTGTTAAAGGCGATACGCTTTCAAAAATTGCCAAAGAGTTTTATGGCAATGCCAATAAATACATGGTTATTTTTGAAGCCAACAAACCCATGTTGTCTGACCCTGATAAGATTTATCCCGGACAGGTGTTGCGCATTCCTGCTCTTTAA
- the recR gene encoding recombination protein RecR: MNYPSKHIEDSVNEFSKLPGIGKKTALRLVLHLLKQDSKEVERFSETIIRMRNDIKKCKICHNVADTEICNICASPSRNKTLVCVVETLRDVIAIENTQQFNGVYHVIGGVISPIDGIGPDNLQIESLVERVKTEIVEELIMALSPTMEGDTTIFYISKKLSGLPVKITTVARGIAFGGELEYVDEFTLARSIATRLPYENYLLSR, translated from the coding sequence ATGAATTATCCATCTAAACATATCGAAGACTCTGTCAATGAATTTTCAAAACTTCCGGGTATCGGAAAAAAAACTGCCCTTCGGCTGGTGTTGCATTTGCTTAAACAAGACTCCAAAGAAGTAGAGCGGTTCAGCGAAACGATTATCAGGATGCGCAATGACATTAAAAAGTGCAAGATATGCCATAATGTGGCTGACACCGAAATTTGCAATATTTGTGCCAGCCCTTCGAGAAACAAAACCCTCGTTTGTGTGGTAGAGACGCTAAGGGATGTGATAGCGATAGAAAATACACAGCAGTTTAACGGAGTTTATCATGTGATTGGTGGAGTTATTTCACCTATAGATGGTATTGGCCCTGATAACCTCCAAATTGAAAGCCTGGTAGAGCGGGTAAAAACCGAAATTGTAGAAGAACTCATCATGGCTTTAAGCCCGACAATGGAAGGCGACACCACTATTTTTTACATTTCCAAAAAACTGTCAGGCTTACCGGTTAAAATAACTACTGTTGCGCGCGGCATTGCATTTGGCGGAGAACTGGAATATGTAGATGAATTTACGCTTGCCCGGTCTATTGCCACAAGGTTGCCTTATGAGAACTATCTGTTAAGCAGATAA